ACGAGTCGGTCGATCCGGCCTACGCCTCCCGGTGGGCCGGCGGGACGGCCCTGGTCATGGGCCTGCTGGTCGTCGCCTACGCGATTCGGGAACTTCTCTACGGCTTCCATCCGTACGCGCTCGGCGGCCTCCTCGTCGCGCTGCTCGGCCTGAGCTACCTCTCGAAACTGTTCGCCGGCGGGTTCGGTGCGCGGAGTCGAGACTGAGTCCACCGCTCGAGTCGTCCTCGCCGGCGTATCGGTCGAACAACAATTGATTTAACAGATCGGTGGTGGGAATGATATATGCGACAGACACGTCGGGGGTTCGTCGCGCTCGGGGTCGGTGCGATACCGGTCGCGACGGCGGGCTGTCTCCGCCCTCGCGGCGCCGACGCGACGACGGCCGCGGAGCTCGAACGCCGACTGGGCGACCTCGACCGTCCGGAGACGATGATCGGCACCGTCGAGACGACGTTCGACCGCGATGGGGCGACGACCGTCACCGTAGACGAGATCACGGCCCGCGCCGGCGGCGAGACGTACGTCGAAGGGACCACCGACGACGCCACCTTTCGGAACGTCGACGACGGGGAGCGGGCCTGGTTTCACGACCTCGAGCGAAACCGCATCGCGGTGCTGGGCTCCGAGATGAGCGGCGAGAGCCACATCGATTACAGCTACGGCGAGACGACGACGTACTTCGATCAACTCGATGCGACGGTGCGCGAGGAGACGACGCTCGACGGCAGAGACGTCTACCTGGTCCGGTTCGCTCCGCCGCCGGACGAGGTCGTCGAGCGTTCGATCAGCGTCCTCGTCGGCGACACGGAGTTCGTGATCCCGCTCGAGACGGAAGAGCGCGAGACGACGGAGCTACAGGAGACCGTCGAGCGGATCGACGTCTGGTTCGATCGGGAGACGCTGTTCCCGGTCAAACAGATCGTCGAAACGAACGCCGTCGATTACGACGCGATCTACACGTCGCTCTCGCTGAACGAACCGGTCGCGGACGACCCGTTCGCGTTTGACCCGCCTGAGGACGCTCTCGTCGAAGAACACGTCTTCCCCTACCTCGACCGGTACGACGCGCTCGAGGACGCGGAAGCCGACGCAGGGGTCGCGATGACGGAACCGACTCGCCTGCCGGACCGGTTCACTCGCGCGACGGCCGCCGTCGCCGACTACCCGTACGCGGACGACCTGTGGGAGGTCTCGGTCAGGTACGCCGGCGACGAGAGCGTCGGCGAGTCGATCCGGGTCGGCGCCTGTAACGGCCCCCGCCCGTTCGACGTCGACGGCGAGACGGTCTCCGTCGACGGCGCGTCCGGGACCGTCGCCGAGAGCGATCTCGGGACGACCGTCGAGTGGCCCTGCGGCGAGCGGACGTACGTCGTCTTCGCGACCGCGTCGGTCGATCGCGAGACGGCGCTGTCGGTCGCCGAGTCGGTCGACGATTGCGACTAGCGATCGTTGAGACGCTGAGTCGGACCGCGAAAAAACAGCGAATTGTTCCGAACGGCGTTCCCGACCGCGGGAACGGCCGTTACGTGTGACGGTCGAGCAGGTCGTAGCTGCGCTCCCACTCGGCGTCGTCGTCGAAGTAGCGCTCGGCCAGCGGCTGGTCGGGCATCTCGCCGACGGCGTGTTTCTCCTGGGAGTAGGAGGGTCGGTCATCGTCGACGTAGTACCGACCCGTCAGGACGGTGCCCTCGTTGAGGACGTCCTCGGTCTCGCGCATCATCTCGGCGGCTTCCGCGCGGTCGTTGACGTCGAAGTCGTAGTCGTCGGACTCCTGGACGTCGACGTACGGGACGTACTGGCGTGCGTCCTTGTTCCAGGTCGGACACTGCGTCAGGAAGTCCACGTGCGCGAAGCCGTCGTGTTCGATGGCTTCCTTGATGATCTCCTTGGCCTGGTTCGGGTTGACCGCGGCGGTGCGAGCGATGTAGCTCGCGCCGGCGTTCAGCGACGTCGACAGCGGTCGCAGCGGCGTCTTCGCGCTGCCCGACGGCTGGGTCTTGGACTTGTGGCCCTTCGGACTGGTGGGCGAGGTCTGGCCCTTGGTCAGCCCGAAGATCTCGTTGTTGAACACGATGTACGTCATGTCGTGGTTCTCGCGGGCCGTGTGGATGAAGTGGTTCCCGCCGATCCCGTAGCCGTCGCCGTCGCCGCCCGCGGCGATGACCTCGAGTTCGGGGTTGGCGAGCTTCGCGGCCCGTGCGACGGGCAGCGAGCGGCCGTGGATCGTGTGGAAACCGTACGTGTCCAGGTAGCTGTTCAGCTTGCCGGAACAGCCGATCCCGGTGACGGTCAGCACCTCTTCGGGGGTCTTCCCGGCTTCGGGAAGCGCCTGTTTCAGCGACTTCAGGACGCCGAAGTCGCCACAGCCCGGACACCAGGTCGGCTGCGGTTCGACACCGGGCGTGAACTCGTCCTGGTCGATCTCGCGTTCCTCACCGATCGCGTTGCACTCATTGGTTAGTCACCTGCAGCGGGTTCGATTCGTACCTGTGCGGTTGGCTGACGGTCCTCATCGGCGAGGTTAACCTCGTAGCCCTCGACGATCCGGGCTCGAAGGTTGCTGCTGAACTTCAGCAGGCTGGTCATCTTGTCGCCGAAGCGGCCCAGTTCCTTCTGGATCAGGCCGCGGAACTGCGCGGTGGCACCTCTTCGGGGGTCTTCCCGGCTTCGGGAAGCGCCTGTTTCAGCGACTTCAGGACGCCGAAGTCGCCACAGCCCGGACACCAGGTCGGCTGCGGTTCGACACCGGGCGTGAACTCGTCCCGGTCGATCTCGCGTTCCTCACCGATCGCGTTGAATGCACTCATTGGTTAGTCACCTGCAGCGGGTTCGATTCGTACCTGTGCGGTTGGCTGACGGTCCTCATCGGCGAGGTTAACCTCGTAGCCCTCGACGATCTCGGCGGGCTCGAAGGGGTTGCCGTTGAACTTCAGCAGGCTGGTCATCTTGTCGCCGAAGCGGCCCAGTTCCTTCTGGATCAGGCCGCGGAACTGCGCGGTGGCGTTCATCTCGACGACCAGGACCCCAGGATGATGCCGTAGTCGGCGTCTTCCGGACCGTAGTAGGTCTGGGTCGAGTCCCGCTCCTCGTCGAGTTCCGCGCGGATCGACTCGAGTTTCTCGAGGCGACGCTCCATCTGGGCGACGCGGTTGTCGGGGTCCTCGCTGATGTGCCCGACGGGGCTGTGCTCGTTACCCGTCGCGAGGTAGCGTCCGCCCTTCTGGCCGGGGATCGACCGCGGCGCGACGCCGTTCTCGGCGTCCTCGTGGTTGAACCGCTTGAATTTCCCGGAGTTGTCGTGGGCGGCCTCGCGGAGTTCCTCCTCGGTCAGCGTCGAGCCGAGATCCGGCTGGGGATCGCGGTCGAAGAACTCGACGTCGACGTTGGTGTTCTCGCCGGAGAGCTTCTGGTCGTAGATGATGATCGCCGGGATCTGGTAGTCCCAGGCGATCTCGAAGGCCAGTCGCGTCTGCTCGTAGGCCTCCTCGATGTTCCCGGGCGCGAAGACGACGCGCTGGGAGTCGCCCTGGCTCGTGTAGAGGACGTGCTCCAGGTCGGCCTGTTCGGGCTTGGTCGGCATCCCCGTCGAGGGACCCGCGCGCATCGCCTCGATCAGGACGAGGGGCGTCTCGGTCATCTCCGCGAGCCCCAGCGGTTCGCTCATCAGCGCGAAGCCGCCGCCGGAGGACCCGGACATGGCCTTGACGCCGGCGTGGCTCGCGCCGACCGCGAGCGCGGCCGCGGCGATCTCGTCCTCGACCTGCTCGGAGACCCCGCCCATGTCGGGGAAGTTCTGGCTGAGGATGGTGAACACGTCCGTCCACGGCGTCATCGGGTAGCCGGCGATGAACCGACAGCCGGCGTCGATGGCACCGTAGGCGATCGCGTTCGAGCCCGACAGCAGGGCCTGCTCGCTCTCGTGGGAGCCCTCGGGCACGCGCAGGTCGTGTTCGAAGTCGTGTTCCTCCCGAGTCATCTCGTAGGCCTCGTGGAGGATCTCGAGGTTCGCCTCGAGGATGTCCCCGCCCATCGCGTCGGACATCAGGTCCTCGATGTGCTCGAGGTCCATGTCCAGCAGCGCCGCCGTCACACCCACGCCGGCGGTGTTGCGCATGACCTCGCGGCCGTGCTCCTTGGCGAGTCCTCGCAGATCAACCGGGAAGACGTGCCAGTCGTTCTCCTCCGCGCGCTCGTGGAGGTTGACGTCCTCGACGTCCTCCTCGCTGATCAGCCCCTCGTCGTAGACGATGATGCCGCCTTCGCGGAGGTCGTCTAGGTTCTCCGAGAGGGGCTTGATCTCCTCGTTGCCGTAGTAGGCCTCCTCCTGCGGGTTGCGAGCGAACGAGTCGCCCAGTGACAGCAGGAAGTTGTACCCGTCTCCCCGAGACTGTACCTCCCGATCCGCGGCTCGGATCTCGACGTAGGTGTGGCCGCCGCGGATTCGCGACGGATAGTGGCGATGCGTGAATACGTCGAGCCCCGAGCGCATTAGCGCCTTGGCAAAGTTCTGGCTCGTCGAGTCGATTCCGTCGCCGGAACCGCCCGCGATTCGCCAGATAAGTTCGTCGCTCATAGTGAAATCAGTGGCCGGTGGGCCGACCGTGCCTGGATTTTGCTCTACGTGACCTAAAGCCTTTGCTATAGATTGCCATAGATCTATCGTGAGGAATGAACAACCATCCATTTTACCTCATTGCCCTACTCGATTCCTCTGGGAAATCCGCCAAAATTAGGCATGATTAATAATTTTAAACTTAATTTAGAACTTAGAATATAGGATATTAACGCGCTTGCTGTCAAACTCAGTAACAGGCGGTTCGCGTAGAACTGGAGGTGGAATTATACGGACGCGAGTGATTGGTGTGCGATACCATGCCAGTATCGCTCGATTCCCAGGTGGAAGCGTTCCTCCACGAACTGTCGGACCGGGGACTCCCGCCGCTCTATCGCCTCTCGCTCGAGGAAGCGCGGGAGACGTACCGCGAACTCACCGTCTCCGACGAATTCGTCGACGCCGTCGGCTCGGTAACCGACCGGACGGTGCCCGGCCCGGCCGGCGAGATTCCGATTCGGATCTACGCGCCGTCGGGCGACGGGCCGTTTCCGCCGCTGGTGTTCTACCACGGAGGGGGGTGGATCCTCGGCGATCTCGAGACCCACGACGGACTCTGTCGAGCGCTCACGAACGCGACGGACTGCGTCGTGGTCGCCGTCGACTACCGACTCGCACCCGAACACCGGTTTCCGGCGGCGCTCGAGGACTGTTACGCAGCGACGCGGTGGGTCGCGAACAACCGGACGGCGATCGACGCGACGACGGAGGGACTCGCCACCTGCGGCGAGAGCGCGGGCGGCACGCTCGCCGCGGGCGTGGCGCTGCTCGCCCGCGACCGAGACGGCCCGGTGATCGACCACCAGACGCTTCTCTATCCGCCCACGAACTACGCGTTCGACACGGACTCCTACGAGGAGAACGCGCAAGGGTACTTCCTCACCCGCGAGGACATGAAGCGGTTCTGGCGGGGCTACCTCCGGAGCGAACTGGACGGGCGCCACCCCTACGCGTCGCCGCTCCGGGCGGACCTCGAGGGGATGCCGTCGTCGCTGGTCGTGACCGCCGGCTTCGATCCGGTCCGAGACGACGGCCGCGCGTTCGCTGACCGGCTGGCGGACGCCGGCGTTTCCGCTCGACACCTCGAGTACGACGAGATGATCCACGGATTTCTGCCGATGCTCGACGATCCAGAACTCGACCGCGCGCGGGAAGCAATCGACGAGGTCGGCGCGGCAGTCCGGGGCGCGATCCGCTGACGGCCGATTCCCTCGCCGCCCGAAACCGCGGGACGGGAGATACGCTTTAGTAACGGGATGTGATGCGTACCGGTATCATGGGATACGTTATCAAGATGCCGAAGCTGGGACTCGAGATGGAACGCGGGATCGTCCTCGAGTGGACCGTCGACGAAGGGGAGACCGTCGACGAAGGGGACGTCCTCGTCGAGGTCGAGTCGGAGAAGAGCATCGGCGAGGTCGACGCCCGCGAGGACGGGGCCCTCCGGCACGTCTACGTCGAAGAGGGCGAGGAGGTACCGCCCGGGACGCCGATCGGCATCCTGGCGGCGCCGGACGCCGACATCTCGGACCTGCGGGCCGACGCCGAGGCCGAACTCGAGGCGGAAGCGCCCGAGGTCGCGGCGGCCGCCGGTCCGGACGCCGGCGCGGCGTCGGACGCGCCACAGCGGGAGACGCGGACGCGACGCCCGAGGCGAACGGCGCCGACGGCGGCGACGCGGCCGCCGCGCAGCCCTCCAGCGGCGGGTCGGACGGGGCGCCCGAGGACCTCAAGGCGTCTCCGCGCGCGCGAAAGCGCGCCGAGGAACTCGAGGTGGACCTGACAGCGGTCGAGGGGACCGGACCGATGGGGTCGATCACCGAGGCGGACGTGGAGGCCGCGGCCGAATCGGCCGCCGAAGCGACGGATGCGGAGCCGACTGCGGCCGACGCGACGGACGGCGAGGAGATCACGGCCTCGCCCCGCGCGAGGAAACGGGCGGAAGAACTCGAGGTCGATCTGACGACGGTCGAGGGGACCGGGCCGATGGGATCGATCACCGAAGCCGACGTGGAAGACGCGGCCGAGTCGGCGCCGGAGCCCGGAACAGCCCGCTCCGAAGCCGAACGCGAGACCGATATCGAGATTTCGGTGGAACCGACCGACGTCGCCGGCGTCCGCCGAATCGAACCCGGTGATCCGCTGACGGATCGGTACCATCGGACGACGGCCGTCGCCGCGCCGGCGGCCGCGAACGCGCTGTTCGAGGCGACCGAAGCGGTGCGGACGGCCTTCGAGGACGAGGTCACGATGACCGACTTGCTGGTCGTTCTCGCCTCGGCGACGCTCGCCGACCACCCGGTGCTGAACGGAACGTACGCGGAGTCGACCCATCAGGTCCGAGCGACGCAAAACGTCGCGCTCGTCGCCGGGAGCGACGACGGGCCGGCCTCCGTCGTCGTTCCGGACGCTCGAAACCGCTCGCTGACGGAGATCGTCGAGGCGCGGCGGACGGTCGACGGCGACGACGCGGACGCCGCCGAAACGGAGCGGGCCACGTTCACCGTCGCGAACGCCGCCGAGACCGAGGCGGACGGGCGACTCGTTAATCCGCCGTCCGTCGCGACTCTCGAGGTCGATCCGACCGGCCAGCGGGCCGTTCCGAACGGCGACGACGTGCGCCTCCGGCCGCTCGTGGTCGCGACGCTGACCTACGACGCGCGAGCGATCGGCGGCAACGAGGCGGCCGCGTTCCTCGAGCGACTGTTCGAGCGGGCCGAGCGGGCGTCGGAACTCGTCCTCGGGTCGTACCGCGGTCGTGAGTGAAAACGGAGATCGCTACCGCTCCTCGAGCAGCGGACCCTCGCGGACCAGCGCGCCCGCCTCGACGGCGGCGCCGAGCGCGGCGTCGGCGTCCACGAGTCGCGGCCCGTCGGCGGTCGGCGTCATCTCGACCGTCGCGTCCACGACCTCGAGTTCGCGCTCGCCGTCCGCGCCGACGACGCCGTCAGACACGTCGAACGTCGCCGGCTCGTCCCACTCCAGCCGGTCGCGCTCCTCGATTCCGATCGTCGCCGTCATCCCGGGCGCGACGATCGCCGAGACCGACCGTGGCGTCGCTTCTGGGTCGTCGAGGCGGAGCGCGACGCCGCCGGGCGCGTCGGGGGCCAGCGGCTCGAGACAGCCGGCGACGCTCCCGAGGCCGATGTCGCTCGGGTGCGCCCGCGAGACGACGCCCCCGACCAGTTCGGACGGGTCGATGACGGCCCGCGTGCCGACGAACGATCGGTCCGTGATCTCGACCGCCGCCAGTCCGGTGAGCCGTTTCTCGCCGTTGACGTCGTCCGCTCGAACGTCGATCCGGCCGTGGCGATCGGTTACGGTGTCGGCGTCCGCGGCGCCGGTCGCGACCGCGGCCGCGGCCGCTCCGGCGACGGTTCCGTCGACCGGCGTCGGCACGA
This portion of the Haloterrigena gelatinilytica genome encodes:
- a CDS encoding thiamine pyrophosphate-dependent enzyme, whose amino-acid sequence is MGEEREIDQDEFTPGVEPQPTWCPGCGDFGVLKSLKQALPEAGKTPEEVLTVTGIGCSGKLNSYLDTYGFHTIHGRSLPVARAAKLANPELEVIAAGGDGDGYGIGGNHFIHTARENHDMTYIVFNNEIFGLTKGQTSPTSPKGHKSKTQPSGSAKTPLRPLSTSLNAGASYIARTAAVNPNQAKEIIKEAIEHDGFAHVDFLTQCPTWNKDARQYVPYVDVQESDDYDFDVNDRAEAAEMMRETEDVLNEGTVLTGRYYVDDDRPSYSQEKHAVGEMPDQPLAERYFDDDAEWERSYDLLDRHT
- a CDS encoding LolA family protein; translated protein: MRQTRRGFVALGVGAIPVATAGCLRPRGADATTAAELERRLGDLDRPETMIGTVETTFDRDGATTVTVDEITARAGGETYVEGTTDDATFRNVDDGERAWFHDLERNRIAVLGSEMSGESHIDYSYGETTTYFDQLDATVREETTLDGRDVYLVRFAPPPDEVVERSISVLVGDTEFVIPLETEERETTELQETVERIDVWFDRETLFPVKQIVETNAVDYDAIYTSLSLNEPVADDPFAFDPPEDALVEEHVFPYLDRYDALEDAEADAGVAMTEPTRLPDRFTRATAAVADYPYADDLWEVSVRYAGDESVGESIRVGACNGPRPFDVDGETVSVDGASGTVAESDLGTTVEWPCGERTYVVFATASVDRETALSVAESVDDCD
- a CDS encoding alpha/beta hydrolase codes for the protein MPVSLDSQVEAFLHELSDRGLPPLYRLSLEEARETYRELTVSDEFVDAVGSVTDRTVPGPAGEIPIRIYAPSGDGPFPPLVFYHGGGWILGDLETHDGLCRALTNATDCVVVAVDYRLAPEHRFPAALEDCYAATRWVANNRTAIDATTEGLATCGESAGGTLAAGVALLARDRDGPVIDHQTLLYPPTNYAFDTDSYEENAQGYFLTREDMKRFWRGYLRSELDGRHPYASPLRADLEGMPSSLVVTAGFDPVRDDGRAFADRLADAGVSARHLEYDEMIHGFLPMLDDPELDRAREAIDEVGAAVRGAIR
- a CDS encoding biotin/lipoyl-containing protein yields the protein MGYVIKMPKLGLEMERGIVLEWTVDEGETVDEGDVLVEVESEKSIGEVDAREDGALRHVYVEEGEEVPPGTPIGILAAPDADISDLRADAEAELEAEAPEVAAAAGPDAGAASDAPQRETRTRRPRRTAPTAATRPPRSPPAAGRTGRPRTSRRLRARESAPRNSRWT
- a CDS encoding NAD(+)/NADH kinase; the encoded protein is MTRVGLIANPAAGRDIRRLTGGASVVDNYAKRRVAECVLEGLAVVAEPPDVAVMPDRSGIADHAVSEAPDDLAVERVEMPVEESAADTRRAAARFREHADAVVVLGGDGTTRDVALEVGDVPVVSVSTGTNNVVPTPVDGTVAGAAAAAVATGAADADTVTDRHGRIDVRADDVNGEKRLTGLAAVEITDRSFVGTRAVIDPSELVGGVVSRAHPSDIGLGSVAGCLEPLAPDAPGGVALRLDDPEATPRSVSAIVAPGMTATIGIEERDRLEWDEPATFDVSDGVVGADGERELEVVDATVEMTPTADGPRLVDADAALGAAVEAGALVREGPLLEER
- a CDS encoding E3 binding domain-containing protein, with translation MDLTAVEGTGPMGSITEADVEAAAESAAEATDAEPTAADATDGEEITASPRARKRAEELEVDLTTVEGTGPMGSITEADVEDAAESAPEPGTARSEAERETDIEISVEPTDVAGVRRIEPGDPLTDRYHRTTAVAAPAAANALFEATEAVRTAFEDEVTMTDLLVVLASATLADHPVLNGTYAESTHQVRATQNVALVAGSDDGPASVVVPDARNRSLTEIVEARRTVDGDDADAAETERATFTVANAAETEADGRLVNPPSVATLEVDPTGQRAVPNGDDVRLRPLVVATLTYDARAIGGNEAAAFLERLFERAERASELVLGSYRGRE